CGTTGCTCTGCACCGTGACAATTTGTACATTGCCGACACGTACAACAATAAAATCCGCCAGGTCGATCTTCGGACACGCACGTTGGAGTCATTTGTCGGAACCGGCAGCGCTGGACATGATGACGGCGATCCCGCGACGTTCGATGAACCGGCTGGTATTTCTGTGGCTGGCGACACGTTGTATGTCGCCGATACCAACAACCACGCGATTCGCGTCGTCGACCTTCAAACTCGCGCCGTACGGACGTTCAATGTCACGTTTGAGTAACCACACGACGGCGCCCGATCTCGTACGGGCGCGCTTCACTTTCCCTACGACGGTCTGGGATCGGTTTCGGCAGTATGTCGAATTGCTCCAACACTGGAATCAGACCTATCGGCTTGTTGGTTCAGCCGCAGCCGAAACGGTTTGGGACCTCCACATCGCTGATTCTCTCCTTCTTCTTCCCTTCATACCGGAAACAGGTCGCTTGGTTGACCTTGGGAGTGGCGCGGGTCTGCCGGGGATCCCGCTCCAAATTGTGCGAAATGATCTAGAAGTCGTATTGGTCGAGCCTCAGCAAAAGCGGATCAATTTTTGCGAGGAAGTGAAACGGCGGCTCGGCTTGTCTCGTCTCCGCATGGTGCGAGGTCGCGCAGAACAACCGGCTGTTGTGGCGGAAGCTGGGCGCGCTGATATCGTTGTTTCGCGCGCGACGTGGCAACTCTCGACGTATGTTCGTTACGCAATGGCGTATCGTCAACGCGACGGCCGGATCATTGCGATGAAAGGGCCTGGTTGGGAATCGGAACTCGTTGACCTCAAAGCGCGGTTGCCACTCAATATCTGGTCGCATGTCCAAGTTCAGCATGATGAACTTCCGCAAAGTCGGGCAAAAAGAGCTCTGCTTATTTTTTAAGCTGATTAATATCAAAATTATGATTCATATTTTTTTCATCCAGCAATGATTGCCGCGTTGCAGTTTGGCCATTTCCTTTGTGGTTGATTTGCATCGCTCTACAGCCTTTATGTATCGCGGTTTTGGGGGTGGATGTTTGGTATAGCAAAAATATTCATCCAGATAAGTGTATGAGAACGTTGCTGTTGACCTAAAATCGGCGTTGCGAATTGTTTTTGTAGTGCCGGTCATTTTATAAGCGTCAGTGGCCATTCGGTCTGGAAGACGTGTCGAGTGTCTGGTCATTGCTCTCTCAGCGTTGCCGGTGGTGATGTGGTGAAAAAGGGCGTGCGTGCGATGGCGGCTGTGTATGTTGTTTTGTCTGCCGATGCACGGTGTGCGGATGATTATTCGACTAAGGCTTGGTTCCACGTGAACTTATGCGATGTGGAGATAAGTTGTCCTTGCGACACAATTTGGAATGCGGTAGACAGCGTGCGTGGCCGTGATCATCACAATTTGCAATCAAAAGGGTGGC
This region of Deltaproteobacteria bacterium genomic DNA includes:
- the rsmG gene encoding 16S rRNA (guanine(527)-N(7))-methyltransferase RsmG, which codes for MSRLSNHTTAPDLVRARFTFPTTVWDRFRQYVELLQHWNQTYRLVGSAAAETVWDLHIADSLLLLPFIPETGRLVDLGSGAGLPGIPLQIVRNDLEVVLVEPQQKRINFCEEVKRRLGLSRLRMVRGRAEQPAVVAEAGRADIVVSRATWQLSTYVRYAMAYRQRDGRIIAMKGPGWESELVDLKARLPLNIWSHVQVQHDELPQSRAKRALLIF